Proteins co-encoded in one Streptomyces diastaticus subsp. diastaticus genomic window:
- a CDS encoding DUF3145 domain-containing protein: MTTRGVLYVHSAPRALCPHVEWAVAGVLGVRVSLDWIRQPAAPGTWRAEFSWQGQVGIASRLASALRGWQQLRFEATAEPSPGAEGERYSSTPGLGIFHAVTGIHGDILIPEDRLRAALVRSQAGETDLEAEIARLLGKPWDDELEPFRHAGEGAPVRWLHQVV, translated from the coding sequence GTGACGACACGTGGAGTCCTGTACGTGCACTCCGCACCGCGCGCGCTGTGCCCGCATGTCGAGTGGGCCGTGGCCGGTGTACTCGGCGTGCGCGTCAGCCTCGACTGGATCAGGCAGCCCGCCGCCCCGGGCACCTGGAGGGCCGAGTTCTCCTGGCAGGGCCAGGTGGGCATCGCCTCCCGGCTCGCCTCCGCGCTGCGCGGCTGGCAGCAGTTGCGCTTCGAGGCGACCGCGGAGCCCAGCCCCGGCGCCGAGGGCGAGCGGTACAGCTCCACCCCCGGCCTCGGCATCTTCCACGCCGTCACCGGCATCCACGGCGACATCCTCATCCCCGAGGACCGGCTGCGAGCCGCCCTGGTCCGCTCCCAGGCCGGCGAGACCGACCTGGAGGCCGAGATCGCCCGTCTCCTCGGCAAGCCCTGGGACGACGAGCTGGAACCCTTCCGGCACGCGGGCGAGGGCGCTCCGGTCCGCTGGCTCCACCAGGTCGTCTGA
- a CDS encoding beta-ketoacyl-[acyl-carrier-protein] synthase family protein, translated as MSPTNRTVVVTGIGATTPLGGDAASTWEGLIAGRSGVRPLEDERYADLPVRIAARIAVEPAEVLPRPLARKLDRSAQFALIAAREAWADAGYTAMAGEDERISPERLGTVIASGIGGVTTLLDQYDVLKEKGARRVSPHTVPMLMPNSPSANVGLEVNARAGVHAPVSACASGAEAIGYAVEMIRTGRADVVVAGGTEAAIHPLPVVAFANMMAMSKNNDEPEKASRPYDTARDGFVLGEGAGVVVLESAEHAAARGAGVYCEVLGQGLSADSHHIAQPEPTGRGIATALQNLLDDTDLKPSEVVHLNAHATSTPQGDIAEVKALRQILGEDLEHVAISATKSMTGHLLGGAGGVETVATVLALKHRKAPPTLNVDDLDPAITESGADVVRGEARALPEGTVAAINNSFGFGGHNVVLAFRTV; from the coding sequence GTGAGCCCGACCAATCGCACCGTGGTCGTCACCGGTATCGGCGCGACCACCCCGCTGGGTGGCGACGCCGCATCGACCTGGGAAGGTCTGATCGCGGGCCGCTCCGGCGTCCGTCCGCTGGAGGACGAACGCTACGCGGACCTGCCGGTCCGGATCGCCGCGCGGATCGCGGTGGAGCCGGCCGAGGTCCTGCCGCGCCCGCTGGCGCGCAAGCTCGACCGCTCGGCGCAGTTCGCGCTGATCGCCGCCCGTGAAGCCTGGGCCGACGCCGGTTACACGGCGATGGCGGGCGAGGACGAGCGGATCAGCCCGGAGCGCCTCGGCACGGTCATCGCCTCCGGCATCGGCGGCGTCACCACGCTCCTGGACCAGTACGACGTGCTGAAGGAGAAGGGCGCCCGGCGCGTCTCCCCGCACACCGTGCCCATGCTGATGCCGAACAGCCCCTCGGCCAACGTCGGCCTGGAGGTCAACGCCAGGGCGGGCGTGCACGCCCCGGTCTCCGCATGCGCCTCCGGCGCCGAGGCGATCGGCTACGCGGTGGAGATGATCCGCACCGGCCGCGCCGACGTGGTCGTGGCGGGCGGCACGGAGGCGGCCATCCACCCGCTGCCGGTGGTCGCGTTCGCCAACATGATGGCGATGTCGAAGAACAACGACGAGCCCGAGAAGGCGTCGCGCCCCTACGACACCGCACGGGACGGCTTCGTCCTCGGCGAGGGCGCGGGCGTCGTCGTCCTGGAGTCGGCCGAGCACGCGGCCGCCCGTGGGGCCGGCGTCTACTGCGAGGTGCTGGGCCAGGGCCTGTCGGCCGACAGCCACCACATCGCGCAGCCCGAGCCGACCGGCCGGGGCATCGCGACGGCGCTCCAGAACCTGCTGGACGACACCGACCTGAAGCCTTCCGAGGTCGTGCACCTGAATGCGCACGCCACCTCGACCCCGCAGGGCGACATCGCCGAGGTGAAGGCGCTGCGCCAGATCCTGGGCGAGGATCTGGAGCACGTGGCGATCTCGGCGACCAAGTCGATGACCGGCCACCTGCTCGGCGGCGCCGGCGGTGTCGAGACGGTCGCCACGGTGCTGGCGCTGAAGCACCGCAAGGCGCCGCCGACGCTCAACGTCGACGACCTGGACCCGGCGATCACCGAATCCGGCGCGGACGTGGTGCGCGGCGAGGCCCGCGCGCTGCCCGAGGGCACCGTCGCCGCGATCAACAACTCGTTCGGCTTCGGCGGCCACAACGTGGTTCTCGCCTTCCGCACGGTCTGA